One genomic region from Macaca mulatta isolate MMU2019108-1 chromosome 20, T2T-MMU8v2.0, whole genome shotgun sequence encodes:
- the LOC144338023 gene encoding liver carboxylesterase 1-like: protein MYEFQYRPSFSSDMKPKTVIGDHGDELFSVFGAPFLKEGASEEEIRLSKMVMKFWANFARNGNPNGEGLPRWPEYNQEEGYLQIGANTQAAQKLKDKEVAFWTTLFAKKAVEKPPQTEHIEL, encoded by the exons ATGTATGAGTTTCAGTATCGTCCAAGCTTCTCATCAGACATGAAACCCAAGACGGTGATAGGAGACCACGGGGATGAGCTCTTCTCTGTCTTTGGGGctccatttttaaaag AGGGTGCCTCTGAAGAGGAGATCAGACTCAGCAAGATGGTGATGAAATTCTGGGCCAACTTTGCTCGCAATGG AAACCCCAATGGGGAAGGGCTGCCCCGCTGGCCAGAGTACAACCAGGAGGAAGGGTACCTGCAGATTGGTGCCAACACCCAGGCGGCCCAGAAGCTGAAGGACAAGGAAGTGGCTTTCTGGACCACACTCTTTGCCAAGAAGGCAGTGGAGAAGCCACCCCAGACGGAACACATTGAGCTGTGA